The genomic DNA TCCCTGGAAGGGGGCGGGGACGCCGTCGACCTCGACATCCAGGCCCTTTTGAACGGCGAGCGGCATCAGGCGGTCGACCACCTCGTTGGCCAGTTGGCGCAGGTCAAGCTCCAGCCGCCCGGGAGCAAAGCGGGCGCGAGACAGCGTGAGCAGATCGGTGGTGAGCTGGCGCAGGTGTCTGGCATTGCGCAGGGCGCGCTCCAGGGCCCGATGCTGCTCCTGCGGCGAGCGTGGGCGATCCAGCGCGTGCTCGAGCACCGTCATCAGGGCGGTGACGGGGGTGCGCAGTTCGTGTGACGCGTCGGCCAGGAAACGGGCTTCCAGTTCCCGAACGGCCCGCAGTTCCGCCAGACTGTGGTGCATCGCACGGGCCAGCACACCCACTTCCCCGGGCTCATACTGATAAGGCACGGGAGCCGACGTGTCCAGACGCCGCATCCGCTCGGCGAGCGCCGTGAGCGGCCACATGGCCCGGCGCATCAGGATCACCAGCAGCAGCCCGAAGATGACCACCACCAGCACGCTGATGACGCCCGCCGTGACCAGATAATGTCGCACCGTCAGGTCGAGGGCCGTCGTCGGGCGACCGACCTGCACGGTCCAGTCTCCCGATCGGCGGCTCGCCACAATCCACGGGCCGCACCTGCACATCCGCGTCTCCCGTGAATCGTCGAAAAACCGGGCATCGAGCGGCTGGGGTGCCCGGTCACCGTAGGGGCCGTCAGACCAGACCAGCCGGTCGTCCCGGTAGATTTGTCCGGCGGCCGCCCCTGTTTCGGCCGTGAGCAGACGTGCGATGGCTGGGCCCAAGCCTTTGGACGTGTTCGCCTCCTGCATCAGCAAGACCGCCTGCCGGTCCAGTTCCTCTTCCACAGCCTGTTGACCCAGGCGCGTCAGGGCCAACCCGGACAGGGCCACCACCAGGACCACGGCCGCCGCCAGGGTCAGGGTGGCTAGCAGAATCAGACGAGCACGCAGGCTCATGGTGGAGGAAAGCGGTAGCCCAGGCCACGCACGGTCTCGACGGTCCAGTCCCCGAGCTTCTTGCGCAGGTTCTTGACGTACACGTCCACGATATTGGTGGCGGCGCTGAAGTTCTCGTCCCACACCCGGTCGGTAATTTCTTCCCGGGTGAAGATGCGCCCGGGATGGGAGACCAGCAACTCCAGAA from Deinococcus aestuarii includes the following:
- a CDS encoding sensor histidine kinase, coding for MSLRARLILLATLTLAAAVVLVVALSGLALTRLGQQAVEEELDRQAVLLMQEANTSKGLGPAIARLLTAETGAAAGQIYRDDRLVWSDGPYGDRAPQPLDARFFDDSRETRMCRCGPWIVASRRSGDWTVQVGRPTTALDLTVRHYLVTAGVISVLVVVIFGLLLVILMRRAMWPLTALAERMRRLDTSAPVPYQYEPGEVGVLARAMHHSLAELRAVRELEARFLADASHELRTPVTALMTVLEHALDRPRSPQEQHRALERALRNARHLRQLTTDLLTLSRARFAPGRLELDLRQLANEVVDRLMPLAVQKGLDVEVDGVPAPFQGDPVLVSRLIENLLGNAIKFTDEGSIRIDVHPVSDEVEVTVEDDGVGVTPEQIARLQEPFQRGGDQRREGFGLGLAVVRSVAEAHGGWVKLEGRPQGGTRATVRLARRPPRTLN